The following are encoded together in the Phenylobacterium sp. NIBR 498073 genome:
- a CDS encoding N-succinylarginine dihydrolase: MIEVNFDGLPGPTHNYAGLSVGNVASQSHFGEVSYPRAAALQGLAKMRTAMELGLTQGFLPPPLRPAADALRGFGFSGADDEVLAAAGEQDLALLRAACSASSMWRANAATVLAAPDTGDGRTHLVTANLAGMLHRSFEAAETFALLRRVFASEDRFAVHGPRASARHFGDEGAANHMRLAASHGAPGLNVFVHGEASRGGAFPERQSLRASQAVARLSGLAGERTFYALQNEAAVQAGAFHNDVVAVANQNVLLAHPQAFADPARLYRELRARLPNLHVVETFGVSLEDAVSSYLFNSQLVSLPGGGMALILPSDAQENAVAWAAVEAVLAGDNPIERAVVVDVRESMRNGGGPACLRLRVPVDGPGLAGIDPRFILDEARWTSLAKVVVSYWPEQIAPGDLVKPELWAQAREAHAALEAVIG; the protein is encoded by the coding sequence GTGATCGAGGTCAATTTCGACGGCCTGCCGGGGCCGACCCATAACTATGCGGGCTTGTCGGTCGGCAATGTCGCCAGCCAGAGCCATTTCGGCGAGGTCTCCTATCCGCGCGCGGCGGCTCTGCAGGGGCTGGCGAAGATGCGGACGGCGATGGAGCTGGGCCTGACCCAGGGCTTCCTGCCGCCGCCGCTGCGGCCGGCGGCGGACGCGCTGCGCGGGTTCGGGTTTTCCGGGGCCGACGACGAGGTGCTGGCGGCGGCGGGCGAGCAGGACCTGGCGCTGCTGCGCGCGGCGTGCTCGGCCTCCAGCATGTGGCGGGCCAACGCCGCGACCGTGCTGGCCGCGCCCGACACCGGCGACGGGCGCACGCATCTGGTCACCGCCAACCTGGCCGGGATGCTGCATCGGAGCTTCGAGGCGGCCGAGACCTTCGCGCTGCTGAGGCGGGTGTTCGCGAGCGAGGACCGCTTCGCGGTGCATGGGCCGCGGGCCAGCGCGCGGCACTTCGGCGACGAGGGGGCGGCCAACCACATGCGGCTGGCGGCCAGTCATGGCGCGCCGGGCCTCAACGTCTTCGTGCATGGCGAGGCGAGCCGGGGCGGGGCGTTTCCCGAGCGCCAGAGCCTGCGCGCCAGCCAGGCGGTGGCGCGGCTGAGCGGGTTGGCGGGCGAGCGGACCTTCTACGCGCTGCAGAACGAGGCCGCGGTGCAGGCCGGGGCGTTCCACAACGACGTGGTGGCGGTGGCGAACCAGAACGTGCTGCTGGCCCATCCGCAGGCCTTCGCCGATCCGGCGCGGCTGTACCGCGAGCTGCGCGCGCGGCTGCCGAACCTGCACGTGGTCGAGACCTTTGGGGTCAGCCTGGAGGACGCGGTGTCGTCCTATCTGTTCAACTCGCAGCTGGTCAGCCTGCCTGGCGGCGGCATGGCGCTGATCCTGCCGTCGGACGCGCAGGAGAACGCGGTGGCCTGGGCGGCGGTCGAGGCGGTGCTGGCCGGCGACAATCCGATCGAGCGGGCGGTGGTGGTCGACGTGCGCGAGAGCATGCGCAACGGCGGCGGGCCGGCCTGTCTGCGCCTGCGGGTCCCGGTCGACGGGCCGGGCCTGGCCGGGATCGACCCGCGCTTCATTCTGGACGAGGCTCGCTGGACCAGCCTGGCCAAGGTGGTGGTCTCGTACTGGCCCGAGCAGATCGCGCCGGGCGACCTGGTGAAGCCGGAACTCTGGGCCCAGGCGCGGGAAGCGCATGCGGCGCTGGAGGCGGTGATCGGCTGA
- the astD gene encoding succinylglutamate-semialdehyde dehydrogenase, with product MSNSEIVSTDPCTAEIVWRGPAAEPGALDGVLARARAGFEAWSSRPLQERHAVARAFAALAKARREEIARLLSRETGKPYWETLTEADTVAGKVEVSIKAQAERAGERSSDVPGGQARLAHRPHGVLAVIGPFNFPMHLPNGHIAPALIAGNAVVFKPSEKTPASGLLLAQLWREAGVPDEVLQVVVGGAEIAKALVVHDGIDGVLFTGGVAAGRAIHLALADQPQKIVALELGGNNPLVVWDVADVESAAHLIVQSAYVSAGQRCSCARRLIVPQGAAGEGVVEALAALIDRIVVGAPFDEPQPFMGPVIDLASAQGLLDAQARLGGSTIRQMRRLEAGKPFLTPGLIDVTGVAAPDAENFGPLLQLIRAKDWDEAIGAANATRFGLAAGLLSDDAARYRDFWSRARAGIVNWNRPTTGAAATAPFGGPGLSGNHRPSAYYAADYCAYPVASMEAVSPEFRIGAGLAP from the coding sequence ATGTCGAATTCTGAGATCGTCTCCACCGATCCCTGCACCGCCGAGATCGTCTGGCGCGGCCCTGCCGCCGAGCCGGGGGCGCTGGACGGCGTGCTGGCGCGGGCGCGGGCGGGCTTCGAAGCCTGGTCGAGCCGGCCGCTGCAGGAGCGCCATGCGGTGGCGCGGGCCTTCGCCGCCCTGGCCAAGGCGCGGCGCGAGGAGATAGCCCGCCTGCTGAGCCGCGAGACCGGCAAGCCGTACTGGGAGACCCTGACCGAGGCCGACACCGTCGCCGGCAAGGTCGAGGTTTCGATCAAGGCGCAGGCCGAGCGGGCCGGCGAACGGAGCAGCGACGTTCCCGGCGGTCAGGCGCGGCTGGCGCATCGGCCGCATGGCGTGCTGGCGGTGATCGGGCCGTTCAACTTTCCCATGCACCTGCCCAACGGCCACATCGCCCCGGCGCTGATCGCGGGCAATGCGGTGGTGTTCAAGCCGAGCGAGAAGACCCCGGCCAGCGGCCTGTTGCTGGCCCAGCTGTGGCGCGAGGCCGGCGTGCCGGACGAGGTGCTGCAGGTGGTGGTCGGCGGGGCGGAGATCGCCAAGGCGCTGGTCGTGCACGACGGGATCGACGGGGTGCTGTTCACCGGCGGCGTCGCGGCCGGGCGGGCGATCCACCTGGCCCTGGCCGACCAGCCGCAGAAGATCGTCGCGCTGGAGCTGGGCGGCAACAATCCGCTGGTGGTCTGGGACGTGGCCGATGTCGAGAGCGCCGCGCACCTGATCGTGCAGTCGGCCTATGTCTCGGCGGGGCAGCGCTGTTCCTGCGCGCGCCGGCTGATCGTGCCGCAGGGCGCGGCCGGCGAGGGGGTGGTCGAGGCGCTGGCCGCCCTGATCGACCGCATCGTGGTCGGCGCGCCGTTCGATGAGCCGCAACCCTTCATGGGACCGGTGATCGACCTGGCGAGCGCGCAGGGGCTGCTGGACGCGCAGGCGCGGCTGGGCGGGAGCACGATCCGCCAGATGCGCCGGCTCGAGGCCGGCAAGCCGTTCCTGACGCCAGGCCTGATCGACGTGACCGGGGTGGCGGCTCCGGACGCCGAAAACTTCGGGCCGCTGCTGCAGTTGATCCGCGCCAAGGACTGGGACGAGGCGATCGGCGCCGCCAACGCCACGCGCTTCGGCCTGGCGGCCGGGCTGCTGAGCGACGATGCGGCGCGCTATCGCGACTTCTGGAGCCGGGCGCGGGCCGGGATCGTCAACTGGAACCGGCCGACCACGGGGGCGGCGGCCACCGCGCCGTTCGGCGGACCAGGGCTGTCGGGCAACCATCGGCCCAGCGCCTATTACGCGGCCGACTACTGCGCCTATCCGGTGGCGAGCATGGAGGCGGTGAGCCCCGAGTTCCGCATCGGCGCGGGGCTGGCCCCGTGA
- a CDS encoding arginine N-succinyltransferase encodes MINTGVVIRPAALTDLESLHALALSAGLGMTNLPPCRERLLGLLNASADALAGSRKAGSQILLVMEAGGEAGGEVVGTGCIFPSVGGDWPFYSYRIGRLRQTSQALGKVVENTILTPVNDYDGSAEVGGLFVRPGLRGLAGGRLMARSRYLFMAEHRDWFGDRVVSELRGYQDADGRSPFWEAVGRKFYGLEFKEADRISVGPGKQVIADLGPKYPLYLNLLPTDAALSVGQFHPDGARAHALLTEEGFKFEGCIDIFDAGPTMVADIDSLKAVRDSRVGTVHEIGPCEDGGEVLACAGAVEGFRASRGRVLVSEAGLRISPELAAVLNVQAGDLIRHVEF; translated from the coding sequence ATGATCAACACCGGCGTCGTGATCCGCCCGGCCGCCCTGACCGACCTTGAATCCCTGCATGCCCTGGCGCTGAGCGCCGGGCTCGGCATGACCAATCTGCCGCCCTGCCGCGAGCGCCTGCTGGGCCTGCTCAACGCCAGCGCCGACGCGCTGGCCGGAAGCCGCAAGGCCGGCAGCCAGATCCTGTTGGTCATGGAAGCAGGTGGGGAGGCCGGCGGCGAGGTGGTGGGCACGGGCTGCATTTTCCCGAGCGTGGGCGGGGATTGGCCGTTCTACTCCTATCGCATCGGGCGGCTGCGCCAGACCTCGCAGGCTCTGGGCAAGGTGGTGGAGAACACCATCCTGACCCCGGTGAACGACTATGACGGGTCGGCCGAGGTCGGCGGGCTGTTCGTGCGGCCCGGCTTGCGCGGACTGGCCGGCGGGCGGCTGATGGCGCGCTCGCGCTACCTGTTCATGGCCGAGCATCGCGACTGGTTCGGCGACCGGGTGGTTTCCGAGCTGCGCGGCTACCAGGACGCTGACGGCCGCTCGCCGTTCTGGGAAGCGGTGGGCCGCAAATTCTACGGCCTGGAGTTCAAGGAGGCCGACCGCATCAGTGTCGGTCCCGGCAAACAGGTCATCGCTGACCTGGGGCCGAAGTATCCGCTGTATCTGAACCTGCTGCCGACCGACGCGGCGCTGTCGGTGGGCCAGTTCCACCCGGACGGCGCGCGGGCGCATGCGCTGCTGACCGAGGAAGGTTTCAAGTTTGAAGGCTGCATCGACATCTTCGACGCCGGCCCGACCATGGTCGCCGACATCGACAGCCTGAAGGCGGTGCGCGACAGCCGGGTGGGGACGGTTCACGAGATCGGGCCCTGCGAGGACGGGGGCGAGGTGCTGGCCTGCGCCGGGGCGGTCGAGGGCTTCCGGGCCTCGCGCGGGCGGGTTCTGGTGAGCGAGGCGGGGCTGCGGATCAGTCCCGAGCTGGCGGCCGTTCTGAACGTGCAAGCAGGAGACCTCATCCGTCATGTCGAATTCTGA
- a CDS encoding Lrp/AsnC family transcriptional regulator, protein MDGYPSLDRIDLKILANLQADGRITNQALADKVALSPSACLARVRRLEAERLILGYHARLDIERIRPTVTIYGEVTLKSHRPADLLHFEAVLSEIPEVVEAAQVSGPFDYLIKVVCPDVRAWGELADRLLQEGLGVDKIASHILMKDAKPFTGAPVTAGQR, encoded by the coding sequence TTGGACGGATATCCTTCGCTCGACCGGATCGACCTCAAGATCCTGGCGAATCTGCAGGCCGACGGCCGCATCACCAACCAGGCCCTGGCCGACAAGGTCGCCCTCTCGCCCAGCGCCTGCCTGGCCCGCGTGCGCCGCCTGGAGGCCGAGCGCCTGATCCTCGGCTACCACGCCCGCCTGGACATCGAGCGCATCCGCCCGACCGTCACCATCTATGGCGAGGTCACGCTCAAGAGCCATCGCCCCGCCGACCTGCTGCACTTCGAGGCCGTGCTCTCCGAAATCCCCGAGGTGGTCGAGGCCGCCCAGGTCTCTGGCCCCTTCGACTACCTGATCAAGGTCGTCTGCCCCGACGTCCGCGCCTGGGGCGAACTGGCCGACCGCCTGCTGCAGGAAGGCCTCGGCGTCGACAAGATCGCCTCCCACATCCTGATGAAGGACGCCAAGCCCTTCACCGGCGCCCCGGTGACGGCGGGCCAGCGCTAG
- a CDS encoding tetratricopeptide repeat protein, with product MHLDTHDLPLSTTSAEAAEHYREGVRLILAAWPGAEAAFDAAIAADPDFALARAGRARAYALNAQPQQMREQVAAARTLVAKSGTERERSHVEVLELAFTGRSAEALTAALAHADRWPRDVLVLSMPLGAFGLFAFSGMADHDQARVDLCARHAASFADDDWWFLTSHGWALVENGEVARGRDMIERALALRTANANAVHALAHAMFEGGDGEAAQALIAGWLPSYDRAGVLHGHLAWHAALVALEQGDAAAALRIYEDQVRPGVSRGLPINVVSDAASFLWRLDLYGHGAPQAGWEQVAGYARQAFPKPGHAFVDAHLALIEAATAGREALGRRIATLEADPRGVALAEVVPAIGRAAQAFADADYAACVRTLEPVAGAVVRIGGSGAQRQVIEDTLLVALMRAGAADKAQALLERRLHRRPSSRDAAWLAGL from the coding sequence ATGCACCTCGACACCCACGACCTGCCGCTTTCGACCACCTCCGCCGAGGCCGCCGAGCACTATCGCGAGGGCGTGCGCCTGATCCTCGCCGCCTGGCCCGGCGCCGAGGCCGCGTTCGACGCGGCGATCGCCGCCGATCCGGACTTCGCCCTGGCCCGCGCCGGCCGCGCCCGCGCCTATGCGCTGAACGCCCAGCCGCAGCAGATGCGCGAGCAGGTCGCCGCCGCCCGCACGCTGGTCGCCAAATCGGGAACCGAGCGGGAAAGGAGCCACGTCGAGGTCCTGGAGCTCGCCTTCACCGGCCGCTCGGCCGAGGCCTTGACCGCCGCCCTCGCCCACGCCGACCGCTGGCCCCGCGACGTGCTGGTGCTGTCGATGCCGCTCGGCGCGTTCGGCCTGTTCGCGTTCTCAGGCATGGCCGACCACGACCAGGCCCGCGTCGATCTCTGCGCCCGCCACGCCGCGAGTTTCGCCGACGACGACTGGTGGTTCCTGACCAGCCACGGCTGGGCCCTGGTCGAGAACGGCGAGGTCGCCCGCGGCCGCGACATGATCGAACGGGCCCTGGCGCTGCGCACCGCCAACGCCAACGCCGTCCACGCCCTGGCCCACGCCATGTTCGAGGGCGGCGACGGCGAGGCCGCCCAAGCCCTGATCGCCGGCTGGCTGCCGTCCTACGACCGCGCCGGCGTCCTGCACGGCCACCTCGCCTGGCACGCCGCCCTGGTCGCGCTCGAACAGGGCGACGCCGCCGCCGCGCTGCGGATCTACGAGGACCAGGTCCGCCCCGGCGTCTCGCGGGGCCTGCCGATCAACGTCGTCAGCGACGCCGCCTCGTTCCTCTGGCGGCTTGACCTCTACGGCCACGGCGCGCCACAGGCCGGCTGGGAGCAGGTCGCCGGCTATGCGCGCCAGGCCTTCCCCAAGCCCGGCCACGCCTTCGTCGACGCCCACCTGGCGCTGATCGAGGCCGCCACCGCCGGCCGCGAGGCCCTGGGCCGGCGCATCGCGACGCTGGAGGCCGACCCGCGCGGGGTCGCCCTCGCCGAGGTGGTCCCCGCCATTGGTCGCGCCGCCCAGGCCTTCGCCGACGCCGACTACGCCGCCTGCGTCCGAACCCTGGAGCCGGTCGCCGGCGCCGTGGTGCGGATCGGCGGCAGCGGCGCCCAGCGCCAGGTGATCGAGGACACCCTGCTGGTGGCGCTGATGCGCGCCGGCGCGGCGGACAAGGCCCAGGCCCTGCTCGAGCGCCGGCTGCACCGCCGCCCCTCGTCGCGCGACGCCGCCTGGCTGGCGGGCCTCTAG
- a CDS encoding GNAT family N-acetyltransferase, which produces MDETEELIELCIRTLVSQMIPAPGVELHVTRRCVLGLTDEPAADFNRLILGADPQGEGFLVRAAALAKARGRPLVATMSPRAADTLAPVATRLGFAPVGAAPLMVLRAGTPVEPGRPMKVVPALGPELAQVAGDLIASAFDTPRDVIARCIDVCMTPTAGVETYIAWGDDGPMCTVSVTPTGDTGAISLMATPPEHQRKGAGRALLSHVIDDYRRRGMTRFHLGATEAGRPLYESLGFEVVADLPVWLLTAEA; this is translated from the coding sequence ATGGACGAGACCGAAGAGCTGATCGAGCTGTGCATACGCACGCTGGTCTCGCAGATGATCCCGGCGCCCGGCGTCGAACTGCACGTCACCCGCCGCTGCGTGCTGGGCCTGACCGACGAGCCGGCCGCCGACTTCAACCGGCTGATCCTGGGCGCCGATCCGCAGGGCGAGGGCTTTCTGGTCCGGGCGGCGGCGCTGGCGAAGGCGCGCGGCCGGCCGTTGGTGGCGACGATGAGCCCGCGCGCGGCGGACACGCTGGCCCCGGTCGCGACGCGCCTGGGGTTCGCCCCCGTCGGCGCAGCGCCGCTGATGGTGCTGCGTGCAGGCACGCCGGTTGAGCCCGGCCGCCCGATGAAGGTCGTCCCCGCGCTGGGACCTGAGCTGGCCCAGGTCGCCGGCGACCTGATCGCCTCGGCCTTCGACACGCCGCGCGACGTCATCGCCAGGTGCATCGACGTCTGCATGACGCCGACTGCGGGCGTGGAGACATATATCGCCTGGGGCGACGACGGTCCGATGTGCACGGTCTCGGTGACGCCGACGGGCGACACGGGCGCGATCTCGCTGATGGCCACGCCGCCGGAGCATCAACGCAAGGGCGCGGGCCGCGCCCTGCTGAGCCATGTGATCGACGACTATCGGCGGCGCGGCATGACGCGGTTCCACCTGGGGGCCACCGAGGCCGGTCGGCCGCTCTACGAGAGTCTCGGCTTCGAGGTGGTCGCGGACCTTCCGGTCTGGCTGCTGACGGCCGAGGCCTAG
- a CDS encoding DUF2200 domain-containing protein, which produces MTEHRIYSTSVASVYPHYVAKAERKGRTKAQVDEIISWLTGYEPGELDQKMAASFEDFFAQAPAMNPARALIKGVVCGVRVEDIQEPTMREIRYLDKLVDELAKGKAMEKILRQ; this is translated from the coding sequence ATGACCGAGCATCGGATCTATTCGACGAGCGTGGCGAGCGTCTATCCGCACTATGTCGCCAAGGCCGAACGCAAGGGGCGCACCAAGGCGCAGGTCGATGAGATCATCAGCTGGCTGACCGGCTATGAGCCCGGCGAGCTCGATCAGAAGATGGCGGCCAGTTTCGAAGACTTCTTCGCCCAGGCCCCGGCGATGAACCCGGCGCGGGCGCTGATCAAGGGCGTCGTCTGCGGCGTGCGGGTCGAGGACATCCAGGAGCCGACCATGCGCGAGATCCGCTATCTGGACAAACTGGTCGACGAACTGGCCAAGGGGAAGGCGATGGAGAAGATCCTGCGCCAGTAG
- a CDS encoding glutathione S-transferase family protein has translation MTVTITAFENSPDRGRGLARDMRVRWALEEVGQPYEVRLASFAAMKAPAHVALHPFGQIPTYEEGGLVLFESGAIVLHIAERSAGLLPTDPVARARATAWMFAALSTVEPPIVERSMATIVERDEPWFEARLPMLDARVRQRLGELSRRLGEAEWLDGAFSAGDLMMVTVLRRLAGSGLLEAHPNICAYIARGEARPAYQRAFEAQLAVFTAASGR, from the coding sequence ATGACCGTGACCATCACCGCGTTCGAAAATTCCCCCGACCGCGGCCGCGGCCTGGCGCGCGACATGCGAGTCCGCTGGGCGCTGGAGGAAGTCGGCCAGCCCTATGAGGTTCGGCTGGCGTCGTTCGCAGCGATGAAGGCGCCGGCGCACGTGGCGCTGCATCCGTTCGGACAGATCCCGACCTACGAGGAAGGCGGGCTGGTTCTGTTTGAGTCTGGGGCCATCGTACTGCACATCGCCGAGCGATCCGCGGGGTTGTTGCCGACGGACCCGGTCGCCCGGGCCCGGGCGACCGCCTGGATGTTCGCCGCGCTGAGCACCGTGGAGCCGCCGATCGTCGAGCGTTCGATGGCGACGATTGTGGAGCGCGACGAGCCCTGGTTCGAGGCGCGGCTGCCGATGCTCGACGCGCGGGTCCGCCAGCGGCTGGGCGAGCTGTCGCGTCGGCTGGGCGAGGCCGAATGGCTGGACGGCGCGTTCAGCGCCGGCGATCTGATGATGGTGACGGTGCTGCGCCGGCTGGCGGGATCGGGCCTGCTGGAGGCGCATCCGAACATCTGCGCCTACATCGCCCGAGGCGAGGCGCGGCCGGCCTATCAGCGCGCGTTCGAGGCTCAGTTGGCGGTGTTCACGGCCGCGTCGGGCCGATAG
- a CDS encoding GFA family protein, which translates to MLTGSCLCGRVAYEADAEIEGVIHCHCETCRKAHGAAFSSLAAVPRDRFRWIRGDAARKSFESSPGKLRHFCSECGSQIAAERAGRPTVMLRLGCLDTPIEAARQWHIWRSDGATWYDPAVALPELPEGFPPT; encoded by the coding sequence ATGTTGACCGGATCCTGCCTGTGCGGCCGCGTGGCCTACGAGGCCGACGCCGAGATCGAGGGCGTCATCCACTGCCATTGCGAGACCTGCCGCAAGGCCCACGGCGCGGCGTTCTCCAGCCTCGCGGCGGTCCCGAGGGACCGGTTCCGCTGGATCAGGGGCGATGCGGCCCGCAAGTCGTTCGAGTCGTCGCCCGGCAAGCTGCGTCACTTCTGTTCCGAATGCGGCTCCCAGATCGCCGCCGAACGCGCCGGCCGCCCCACGGTCATGCTGCGGCTGGGCTGCCTCGACACCCCGATCGAGGCCGCACGCCAGTGGCACATCTGGCGATCGGACGGCGCGACCTGGTACGACCCCGCCGTCGCGCTTCCGGAATTGCCCGAGGGCTTTCCGCCGACTTAG
- a CDS encoding DMT family transporter — translation MKRLAFLALFAAGAFWGLGFPLGKLALRETDAAHMVLLRFAVAALAAAPFAFRDAETRALFRSPPVLAAGALYGVAFMVQFEGLAHVSVTLAALLVGAMPALIAVSARILGERVSRASWAGVAAATLGAALIAGKPDAGSSPFGVALSLIALLIFLAWLLVLRRAPKTASPMAIPAVTVVIAALTILPIALVMHGPPRLDLSGAAWAGIVGQGVLSTLVATAAWQFGSARVGAASAGVFINIEPLMGAGIGVALFGDQLTLALAGGGLLIVAGSLAVVLGERSTPAIDTPAPTPA, via the coding sequence ATGAAGCGCCTCGCCTTTCTCGCTCTTTTCGCCGCAGGCGCCTTCTGGGGGCTGGGCTTTCCTCTTGGAAAGCTCGCCCTGCGCGAGACCGACGCCGCCCATATGGTGCTGCTGCGCTTCGCGGTCGCCGCGCTCGCGGCGGCCCCGTTCGCGTTCCGCGACGCTGAGACCCGGGCGCTGTTCCGCTCGCCGCCGGTGCTGGCGGCCGGCGCGCTCTACGGCGTGGCCTTCATGGTCCAGTTCGAGGGCCTGGCCCATGTCAGCGTCACCCTCGCCGCCCTGCTGGTCGGGGCCATGCCGGCGCTGATCGCAGTCTCGGCCCGTATCCTCGGCGAGCGGGTCAGCCGCGCCTCCTGGGCCGGGGTCGCCGCCGCCACTCTCGGCGCGGCCCTGATCGCCGGCAAGCCGGACGCCGGCTCCTCGCCGTTCGGCGTCGCCCTGTCGCTGATCGCTCTGCTGATCTTCCTGGCCTGGCTGCTGGTCCTGCGCCGCGCTCCCAAGACCGCCAGCCCGATGGCGATCCCGGCGGTCACGGTGGTCATCGCCGCCCTGACCATCCTGCCGATCGCGCTCGTCATGCACGGCCCGCCCCGGCTCGACCTCAGCGGCGCGGCCTGGGCCGGCATCGTCGGCCAGGGCGTGCTCTCGACCCTGGTCGCCACCGCCGCCTGGCAGTTCGGCTCGGCCCGGGTCGGCGCGGCCAGCGCCGGGGTGTTCATCAACATCGAACCGCTGATGGGCGCGGGCATCGGCGTGGCCCTGTTCGGCGACCAGCTGACCCTGGCGCTGGCCGGCGGCGGCCTGCTGATCGTCGCCGGCAGCCTGGCCGTGGTGCTGGGCGAGCGCTCGACGCCCGCCATCGACACCCCGGCCCCAACGCCCGCCTAG
- a CDS encoding TSUP family transporter: MFAELGPQAVAMLCVAALTAGFVDAIAGGGGLITVPALLAVGVDPVSAIATNKVQGSVGTASATWTFWRAGHIELRAIRVALVMVLIGAVAGGLAVMVVDTRWLMLLLPVMLIAIALYFLLGPKIGAQDQHARLGPLGYGLVAGGIGFYDGFFGPGAGSFYTLSLVTLLGMGLVRATAHTKALNLTSNLVSVVVLGLGGHVLWALGGAMAVGQFIGGRLGSRAAMRWGPRLIRPLLVAISLAMTAKLLADPANPLREMIGRLLG, translated from the coding sequence TTGTTTGCTGAGTTGGGGCCGCAGGCCGTGGCGATGTTGTGCGTGGCGGCGCTGACGGCGGGGTTCGTCGATGCGATCGCCGGCGGCGGCGGGCTGATCACCGTGCCGGCGCTGCTGGCCGTCGGCGTCGACCCGGTCTCGGCCATCGCCACCAACAAGGTGCAGGGCAGCGTCGGGACCGCCTCGGCGACCTGGACGTTCTGGCGGGCCGGCCACATCGAGCTGCGGGCCATCAGGGTCGCGCTGGTCATGGTGCTGATCGGCGCGGTGGCGGGCGGGCTCGCGGTGATGGTGGTCGACACTCGTTGGCTGATGCTGCTGCTGCCGGTGATGCTGATCGCCATCGCGCTCTATTTCCTGCTGGGCCCGAAGATCGGCGCGCAGGACCAGCACGCCCGGCTGGGGCCGCTGGGCTATGGCCTGGTCGCCGGCGGCATCGGGTTTTACGACGGCTTTTTCGGCCCGGGCGCGGGGTCGTTCTACACGCTCAGCCTGGTGACGCTGCTGGGCATGGGGCTGGTGCGGGCGACGGCGCACACCAAGGCGCTGAACCTGACCAGCAACCTCGTCTCAGTGGTGGTGCTGGGGCTGGGCGGCCATGTGCTGTGGGCGCTGGGCGGGGCGATGGCGGTCGGCCAGTTCATCGGCGGGCGGCTGGGCTCGCGCGCGGCGATGCGCTGGGGGCCGCGGCTTATCCGGCCGCTGCTGGTGGCGATCTCGCTGGCCATGACCGCCAAGCTGCTGGCCGACCCGGCCAACCCGCTGCGCGAGATGATCGGCAGGCTGCTCGGCTAG
- a CDS encoding DUF805 domain-containing protein, producing MSNPIVAGLTRLAQFEGRDSSGRFWPYASLILALAFVAMCAPFVIEVNKTFEAINSFAAEHPELTTVHRGPGQVSVQIEGSHPELTPDFGYLLTTTGLVAAGAVALLGAAVARRLHDTGRSGLWGLVPLPFLAFGIFGFRALIDSFMTDAPIMPLFAALLLNNMVYLLTLAGLVWMLGSAGTPGPNRFGPAPAAVEA from the coding sequence ATGAGCAATCCGATCGTTGCGGGCCTGACCCGCCTGGCGCAATTCGAGGGCCGCGATTCCTCCGGCCGCTTCTGGCCCTACGCCTCTCTGATCCTCGCCCTGGCCTTCGTCGCCATGTGCGCGCCGTTCGTCATCGAAGTGAACAAGACGTTCGAGGCCATCAACAGCTTCGCAGCCGAACATCCCGAATTGACCACCGTCCATCGGGGCCCGGGTCAGGTCTCGGTCCAGATCGAAGGCTCTCACCCCGAACTGACCCCGGACTTCGGTTATCTGCTGACCACCACTGGCCTCGTGGCCGCCGGCGCGGTCGCCCTGCTGGGCGCGGCTGTCGCCCGGCGGCTGCACGACACCGGCCGCTCGGGCCTATGGGGGCTTGTCCCCCTGCCCTTCCTGGCTTTCGGCATCTTCGGGTTCAGAGCGTTGATCGACAGCTTCATGACCGACGCGCCGATCATGCCGTTGTTCGCCGCCCTGTTGCTCAACAACATGGTCTATCTGCTCACCCTGGCGGGGCTGGTCTGGATGCTCGGTTCGGCCGGGACGCCGGGCCCAAATCGATTTGGCCCGGCGCCGGCCGCCGTGGAGGCCTAG
- a CDS encoding VOC family protein, translated as MFSHVMVGTNDLTRAKGFYDQLLGALGVSPGFVDGHRVFYMSPTGVFAVSLPIDGEAATIGNGSTVGFNCASAEQADAWHAAGVAAGGTSIEEPPGVRAGTTGKLYLAYLRDPDGNKLCALHRM; from the coding sequence ATGTTTTCGCATGTAATGGTCGGCACCAACGACCTGACCCGCGCCAAGGGTTTCTATGACCAGCTGCTGGGGGCGCTGGGCGTGTCGCCCGGCTTCGTCGACGGCCACCGGGTGTTCTACATGAGCCCGACCGGCGTGTTCGCGGTGTCGCTGCCGATCGACGGCGAGGCGGCGACCATCGGCAACGGCAGCACGGTCGGCTTCAACTGCGCCAGCGCCGAGCAGGCCGACGCCTGGCACGCGGCGGGCGTGGCCGCCGGCGGGACCAGCATCGAGGAGCCGCCGGGCGTGCGCGCCGGGACGACGGGCAAGCTCTACCTGGCCTATCTGCGCGATCCGGACGGCAACAAGCTCTGCGCCCTGCACCGGATGTAG